One genomic segment of Oncorhynchus nerka isolate Pitt River linkage group LG16, Oner_Uvic_2.0, whole genome shotgun sequence includes these proteins:
- the LOC115118424 gene encoding ligand-dependent corepressor-like — protein MMLPKQDQPIKEWPHLPSPNPSSPRERNIKALCKLCLHPISFHPIRRSLSAGGQAGLPMWSLQDGRRENFSHSVPLKPPSPLCHALHIKQEVNLFSSPELSPNQNQMSRPFDHLSLLSRYGSPSWASKTHFGALLKLQANSRAGDHLKDLPSLLEAAGLFTKSPSCGKAIIQEAPRDPGLSLSHSPTVDLKIPQVRGLGVLGMDFCLGSLSSDPYRLPSHHCENSLGKRQRSILPKHSRLGSSGGEREYWASSDADRPVSGGQYPTSDPEADLSNMHLRKKRGRYRQYNAELLEEAIGVVMEGKMSVSKAQTVYGIPHSTLEYKVKERLGTLKHPPKKKLKLMSHMEEPEAPESQEALYATMDLQSVSASGENGRQLLSTRLSPDE, from the coding sequence ATGATGTTACCTAAGCAAGATCAACCAATAAAGGAGTGGCCTCATCTTCCCTCCCCCAACCCATCCTCCCCTAGAGAGAGAAACATTAAAGCACTGTGCAAGCTCTGCTTACACCCAATTTCCTTCCATCCAATCAGGCGTTCCCTGAGTGCTGGCGGACAGGCCGGGCTGCCTATGTGGAGCCTgcaggatgggaggagggagaatTTCAGCCACTCTGTCCCTTTAAAGCCCCCCTCGCCTCTCTGTCACGCCCTGCACATCAAACAGGAAGTGAACCTATTTTCCAGCCCAGAGTTGTCTCCCAACCAGAACCAGATGTCCAGACCCTTcgaccacctctctctcctttccaggtACGGCTCTCCGTCCTGGGCCTCCAAGACCCACTTCGGAGCCCTCCTGAAGCTCCAGGCCAACAGCAGAGCTGGAGACCACCTCAAAGACCTACCCAGCTTGCTGGAGGCTGCAGGGCTCTTCACCAAGTCGCCCTCCTGTGGGAAGGCAATCATCCAGGAGGCCCCCAGAGACCCgggcctctctctttcccattccccGACCGTTGACCTCAAAATCCCCCAGGTGAGAGGCCTTGGAGTTCTGGGGATGGACTTCTGCTTGGGCTCCCTGAGCTCTGATCCCTACAGACTCCCCAGCCACCACTGTGAGAACAGCCTGGGGAAGAGGCAGAGGTCCATCCTGCCCAAACACAGCCGCCTGGGAagcagtggaggagagagggagtactgGGCTTCATCCGATGCCGACCGCCCTGTCTCTGGGGGGCAGTATCCTACCTCTGACCCCGAGGCAGACCTCAGCAACATGCATCTGAGGAAAAAGAGGGGACGATACCGTCAGTACAACGCAGAGCTGCTAGAGGAAGCTATCGGAGTGGTGATGGAGGGGAAGATGAGCGTGTCCAAGGCTCAGACCGTCTACGGGATCCCTCACAGCACGCTGGAGTATAAAGTCAAGGAGCGCCTTGGCACCCTGAAACATCCACCCAAGAAGAAGCTGAAGCTGATGAGCCACATGGAGGAACCGGAGGCCCCAGAGAGCCAAGAAGCTCTGTATGCGACCATGGACCTTCAGTCTGTGTCAGCATCCGGAGAGAACGGCAGGCAGCTGCTCAGTACACGCCTCTCCCCAGACGAATAA